TGACCAGTTGAGCGAACGTGTCGGAGTTATTGAGCAACTGCTGTGGACTAAAAGGCGACTAAATTCTGAAATCCCCATAAATTCACATCACTCGCTATCTGGAAATCGCTTTCAGGTCAATCTCTGGGAAGAGTTGGCTAATGCTGACTGGCTATCTGCAACTGCCCCTACAGCTGCGGGTAAGACGTTCATAATATTGAATTGGCTTTTAACTCAATTTTCCAATGGCAAATGCCATTCTTGTGTTTTTGTAGCGCCGACTAGAGCTTTAGTCTCTGAAATAGAGAAGCAATTGAATGACCTGAAATTTGACCACGACCTTAAAGAACTTAAAGTCACTTCTTTGCCTTTGAAAGAATTGGCAGAATCAGAGACCCCTTTTATTTCAGTCTTTACTCAAGAAAGATTACATATTTTTCTGAACGCAAGTAAGTCTCCTCACAAGTTTGACATCGCCATAATTGATGAGGCTCAGAAAGTTTCTGATGAAAGGCGGGGCGTTATTTTACAAGATGCTTTAGAGCGCGTAGTTCGTGCAAACCCAGATTGTCGTGTAGTGTTTTTAAGTCCTCACTCTCAAAATCCGGAAGACTTACTTCAAGATGCTCCTAGCGCGGCTAATAGAGCAGTTGTCCCTAGTACTTCATCTACAGTTATTCAAAACCTTTTGGTAGCTGAGCAAGTTCCCAGACAGACAACTCAGTGGACATTGTCGCTTTCTGATGGGCAGGGCAATTTGGAAAAGTTGGGTGGTTTTAGTCTCCTTGATCGTCCAACTACGATAAAGAAAAAGATGGCGTTTATCGCTTTAGCACTAGGAAAAAATAGCTCAGGAACTCTGATATATGTTAATAGAGCCGATGATGCGGAAAGAATAGCAGCGTTAATTTATGAAGGTCTAGATAGCTCGGAATTTTCTGAGGTGGTTGATAGTGAATTGGCAGAATTATCCGAGTCCTGTAAAAAAATAATCCATCCTAAGTATCAACTTGTTCCGATTGTAAAGCGTGGCGTCGCTTTTCATTACGGAAATATGCCATCGATTGTGAGAGAAGAAATAGAGAGGCTATTCACTTCTGGGAAAATTAGATACTTGGTTTCCACATCTACATTGATTGAGGGGGTCAATCTTGCGTGTAAAACAATAATCGTGAGAGGCCCTAAAAAAGGCATTGGCAAAGAAATGTCACCACAAGACTTTTGGAATCTGGCTGGTAGAGCAGGGCGTTGGGGAGCTGACTTTAATGGGAACATTGTGTGTGTAGATGTAAGTAAAACTGATGTTTGGCCAAGTGGTTTGCCTCAGAAGACTGCGTATCCTATAAAGCGAGAAACAGATAGTGTTGTACAGGAGTACAATGAGTTGTCTTCTTACCTTGAACGTCGAATGGAGATGAAAACTGCAGATTTAGACCCAAAGCTAGAACATGTCGCGGCATATCTTATGAGCTGGCAATATAGAGAAGGTTCTCTAAAAGATGCACCGCCAATAAAGAAAATAGACCTAGAGAGCGCAAATCAGATAGAGCAGCTGATAAAACCAATGTTAGATGGTATCACTGTACTTCCCGAAATTATTGATGCGAACCCAGGGATTTCTATCGTTGCACTACAAAGGTTGCTTAATTATTTCCGAGAATATCCTGGGGAGCCTGAAGAGTTGCTCCCTTTGCCACCTGAAGATGATGACTCGGTCGACCAGTTCGTGTTTATTTTTGATGTTATTAACTTAACGCTCGCTCCAGTATTTGCGCCTGAGACAAGAGTTCTGCCATGTGCTCTAACAACTTGGGACTGGATGCGGGGAAAAACCTTAGGTCAAATGATCTTGGCTAG
The DNA window shown above is from Desulfobotulus pelophilus and carries:
- a CDS encoding DEAD/DEAH box helicase, with product MSLSQLQEWLVSDAGIKDKLDGLRIWSAGLSFGANTLELDETQPTHDWQKLLFAASILAESNERSCQEYALMIAQSAVCYSDEPIFKDAGGLVLSRLSNYRTIELAKTKELIVDQLSERVGVIEQLLWTKRRLNSEIPINSHHSLSGNRFQVNLWEELANADWLSATAPTAAGKTFIILNWLLTQFSNGKCHSCVFVAPTRALVSEIEKQLNDLKFDHDLKELKVTSLPLKELAESETPFISVFTQERLHIFLNASKSPHKFDIAIIDEAQKVSDERRGVILQDALERVVRANPDCRVVFLSPHSQNPEDLLQDAPSAANRAVVPSTSSTVIQNLLVAEQVPRQTTQWTLSLSDGQGNLEKLGGFSLLDRPTTIKKKMAFIALALGKNSSGTLIYVNRADDAERIAALIYEGLDSSEFSEVVDSELAELSESCKKIIHPKYQLVPIVKRGVAFHYGNMPSIVREEIERLFTSGKIRYLVSTSTLIEGVNLACKTIIVRGPKKGIGKEMSPQDFWNLAGRAGRWGADFNGNIVCVDVSKTDVWPSGLPQKTAYPIKRETDSVVQEYNELSSYLERRMEMKTADLDPKLEHVAAYLMSWQYREGSLKDAPPIKKIDLESANQIEQLIKPMLDGITVLPEIIDANPGISIVALQRLLNYFREYPGEPEELLPLPPEDDDSVDQFVFIFDVINLTLAPVFAPETRVLPCALTTWDWMRGKTLGQMILARIKRAKNKKNDASDSEIPYPKLIRDTMASVEEIARFYAPKYLGAYLSVLRQFFHEKECDSLFPSDLSYDLFLEFGVSTKTLLSLIGLGLSRTSAVELGDFYGRSDMSENEVLLRLNAREWELHDLPPLVKREINKLIETKINEGKLPRG